From one Caldithrix abyssi DSM 13497 genomic stretch:
- a CDS encoding pyridoxine 5'-phosphate synthase, which yields MHRLAVDIDPIAFVRNSFNDKYPDPIQAVVLAELGGAESIVAYLHDNQKTVKETDIVLLKHIVKTYLNIRCNLTEENVRKLLRIKPDMVTFVAPGELHDIAPHPLNVDMYPTQLQDFIIELRTNGILSSVLIEPQVEQVKLAGKLEFDYVELDATGLANAEDMDSEIALLQELDNLSLAANKLGMGVNISGGIGYDNIRDITKMENIEDIIVGKPLFSKSLAIGFEQAVRDLIALM from the coding sequence ATGCATCGATTAGCGGTGGATATTGACCCGATCGCTTTTGTACGAAACAGCTTCAATGACAAATATCCCGATCCCATTCAGGCCGTGGTTCTGGCAGAACTGGGCGGCGCTGAAAGCATTGTCGCTTATTTGCACGATAATCAAAAAACCGTAAAAGAGACGGATATTGTTCTTTTAAAGCATATCGTCAAAACCTATTTAAACATCCGCTGCAACCTGACCGAAGAAAATGTGCGCAAACTGCTGCGCATTAAACCCGATATGGTTACTTTTGTCGCGCCGGGCGAACTGCATGATATTGCGCCGCATCCTCTGAATGTGGACATGTATCCCACCCAATTGCAGGATTTTATCATCGAATTACGCACCAACGGTATTTTGAGTTCGGTGCTGATTGAACCGCAGGTGGAACAGGTAAAGCTGGCCGGCAAGCTGGAATTTGACTATGTTGAGCTGGATGCCACCGGACTGGCCAATGCGGAGGACATGGATTCCGAAATTGCTTTGCTGCAAGAGCTGGATAATCTTTCTCTGGCGGCCAATAAACTGGGCATGGGCGTTAATATCAGCGGAGGCATCGGCTATGATAATATCCGCGATATTACCAAAATGGAAAACATAGAAGACATCATCGTCGGCAAACCGCTCTTTTCCAAAAGTCTGGCTATTGGATTTGAACAGGCTGTGCGAGATCTGATTGCATTGATGTAA
- the ligA gene encoding NAD-dependent DNA ligase LigA, with protein MDVKKRIQQLRELINKYDYEYYVLAQPSISDYEYDQLMKELEALEKAHPELITPDSPTQRVSGQPVKEFPTVPHRKPMLSLANTYSEMEFRDFDQRVRQALPGERVEYVCELKIDGVAISLHYRDGRFERGITRGDGVQGDDITANLRTIRSIPLVVRRTEKVPEFFEVRGEIYMSKEAFNKLNKEREAQGEALFANPRNAAAGSLKLQDARLVAQRGLHLFAYYIDSDTAGFVKDTHFENLKLLQTLGFPVNPHFRLCKTLAEVFDFVKEWEAKRESLPYEIDGVVVKVNSLEQQERLGATAKSPRWAIAFKFKAQQAETLLEKITWQVGRTGIVTPVAELKPVQLAGTTVSRATLHNVDEIRRKDIRERDWVFIEKGGDIIPKVVGVNLKKRPKDSKPPAIPEKCPVCGTKLVQLEGEVAIRCPNISCPAQIKRSIEHFASRGAMDIEGLGTALVETLVDKGLIKDIADIYRLKKEDVAGLERMGEKSAQNLMEAIEKSKQQPLNRLIFALGIPYIGATAAALLARHFKSLDALQNATREELEQIDGIGEKMAESIVRYFSNEQNRRILDRLKEAGVKTEIDEEATESESQLLQGKTFVLTGALPHLKREEARALIEKHGGKVSSSVSRKTSYVLAGQDPGSKLKKAKELGIEIIDEETFLKMLNS; from the coding sequence GTGGACGTAAAAAAACGAATTCAGCAATTACGGGAGTTAATCAATAAATACGATTACGAGTACTATGTTTTAGCCCAGCCTTCCATTAGCGATTACGAATACGATCAGTTAATGAAAGAATTAGAAGCGCTGGAAAAAGCGCATCCGGAGTTGATTACGCCCGATTCTCCCACGCAGCGCGTCAGCGGCCAGCCGGTTAAAGAGTTCCCCACCGTTCCGCATCGCAAACCCATGCTTTCGCTGGCCAATACCTACAGTGAAATGGAGTTCCGCGATTTTGACCAGCGCGTTCGGCAGGCCCTGCCCGGCGAACGGGTGGAGTATGTGTGCGAATTGAAAATCGACGGTGTGGCCATCAGCCTGCACTACCGCGACGGCCGTTTCGAAAGGGGCATTACGCGCGGCGACGGGGTTCAGGGCGACGACATCACCGCCAATTTACGCACCATTCGTTCCATTCCGCTGGTCGTACGCCGCACTGAAAAAGTGCCGGAGTTTTTCGAAGTGCGCGGCGAAATTTACATGTCTAAAGAGGCTTTTAACAAGCTGAACAAAGAGCGCGAGGCGCAGGGCGAAGCGCTTTTTGCCAATCCGCGCAACGCCGCGGCAGGCTCCTTAAAATTGCAGGATGCGCGCCTTGTTGCGCAACGCGGGCTTCACCTTTTTGCTTACTACATCGATTCAGACACGGCCGGCTTTGTTAAAGACACGCATTTTGAAAACCTGAAACTGCTTCAAACTCTGGGTTTTCCGGTTAATCCACACTTTCGTCTTTGTAAAACACTGGCAGAAGTGTTCGATTTTGTCAAAGAGTGGGAAGCCAAAAGAGAGAGTTTGCCGTACGAAATCGACGGCGTTGTGGTAAAGGTAAACAGCCTGGAGCAGCAGGAGCGGCTGGGCGCCACGGCTAAAAGTCCGCGCTGGGCCATTGCCTTTAAATTTAAGGCGCAACAGGCCGAAACCCTGCTGGAAAAGATCACCTGGCAGGTGGGGCGCACGGGAATCGTTACGCCGGTGGCCGAATTAAAACCGGTGCAGCTGGCCGGAACCACCGTTTCGCGCGCCACTCTGCACAATGTGGACGAAATCAGGCGTAAGGACATCCGCGAAAGAGACTGGGTTTTCATTGAAAAAGGCGGAGATATCATTCCTAAAGTGGTTGGCGTCAATCTAAAAAAACGACCGAAAGATTCAAAACCACCGGCCATTCCTGAAAAATGTCCGGTCTGCGGAACGAAACTGGTGCAACTGGAAGGCGAAGTGGCCATCCGCTGCCCCAACATCTCCTGCCCGGCGCAAATTAAACGCAGCATCGAACACTTTGCCAGTCGCGGCGCCATGGACATCGAGGGGCTGGGAACCGCCCTGGTAGAAACCCTGGTGGACAAGGGGCTAATCAAGGACATTGCCGATATCTACCGCCTTAAAAAAGAGGACGTGGCCGGGCTGGAACGCATGGGCGAAAAAAGCGCACAAAACTTGATGGAAGCCATCGAAAAGAGCAAGCAGCAACCGCTGAACCGCCTCATTTTTGCGCTCGGCATCCCTTACATTGGCGCCACGGCCGCCGCCCTTTTAGCCAGACATTTCAAATCGTTGGACGCCTTACAAAATGCCACAAGAGAAGAGCTGGAACAGATTGACGGAATCGGCGAAAAGATGGCCGAAAGCATTGTGCGCTACTTTAGCAACGAACAGAATCGCCGTATTCTTGATCGCCTGAAAGAAGCCGGCGTTAAAACAGAAATCGACGAGGAAGCTACAGAAAGCGAGTCGCAGCTTTTACAGGGTAAAACGTTTGTACTGACCGGCGCTCTGCCCCATCTTAAACGGGAAGAAGCCAGAGCGCTGATCGAAAAGCACGGCGGCAAGGTAAGCTCCTCGGTTTCCAGAAAGACCAGCTACGTGCTGGCCGGTCAGGATCCCGGATCTAAACTGAAAAAAGCTAAAGAGCTGGGTATTGAGATCATCGACGAAGAAACTTTTTTAAAGATGCTTAATTCCTGA
- a CDS encoding RNA recognition motif domain-containing protein yields the protein MNIYVGNIPKSTDEQTIRDLFEEYGSVSEVKLLRDRYTGELRGFGFVTMESDDEAQNAIDNINNTDLGGRTLVVNKARPRTERPNRGGYGNRNNNQRSW from the coding sequence GTGAACATCTACGTAGGGAACATTCCCAAAAGCACCGATGAACAAACCATTCGTGATTTGTTCGAAGAGTATGGAAGTGTATCGGAAGTTAAATTACTTCGTGATCGGTACACCGGTGAGTTACGTGGTTTCGGTTTCGTGACTATGGAGTCGGACGACGAGGCTCAAAACGCCATTGACAACATCAACAACACAGATTTAGGCGGTCGTACGCTGGTTGTCAACAAAGCACGTCCACGTACAGAGCGGCCGAACCGTGGTGGTTACGGGAATAGAAACAACAATCAACGTTCCTGGTAA